The Streptomyces durmitorensis genome contains the following window.
CCGCCCCACACGCCCCGTACGACCGAAAGGAACTCGTCCGTTCGGGAGTAGCGCCGATCGTGGTCGAGGTGGTCGCCGAAGCGCCGCTGCTCGGTCGAGTCGCCGCCCGTGACGACGTTCAGGAGCAGGCGCCCGCGCGTGATGCGCTGATACGTGGCCGCCATCTGGGCAGCCAGCACCGGGGAGATGACGCCAGGACGGAACGCCACGAGGAACTTGAGCCGCTCGGTGTGCTGGGCGAGGGCGACCGTCGTCAGCCAGGCATCCTCGCACCAGGTGCCGGTCGGGGTCAGGACCGCCTCGAAGCCCAACTGCTCGGCCGCCTTGGCGATCTGGATCAGATAGTCGATGTCGGGGGCCCGCACCCCGCTGACAGGAGTGACACGGGAGCGTGTGATGCCGCCGTCGGTGTAGGCGTGCCGGTCGACGAGGGTGCGGCCGTCGCCGCCGGTCGGCAGGAACCAGTTGAGGTGGACGGTCATCGTCAGGACTCCTTGTCGTACGTGCGCGGCTTGCTGGTCGAGGGCGGCAGGTCGCCGTTGAACCGGGTGTCGACGAAGTCACCGAAGTCGATGCGGCGCGGAATGAGCTTCTGGTCGGTGAAGGTGTCCGCGATCTCCTGCTCGGAGGTGATCACGTTCTTGTCGACGGCCACCGGGACCCGCGTGCCGTTGCTGCGCTTGACGGCCGCGAGCGCGACCTCGTACGGCAGGCCGGTGTCCTTCGCCCAGACCTTCGCCCACGCCTCCGGGTGGTCGTAGACCCAGTCCTGGGCCTTGCGCAGCCGCCTCAGGTAGTCGTCGACCGCCGCGGACTTCCTCTTGTCCTTCAGGGCGTCCGGCGCCGCCACCTGGAAGTTGAGGCCGTTGACCAGGCCGTCGCCGTCGGTCAGGACGCGGCCCTGCTTGCCCTGGAGAACCTGCGAGGTGTACGGGTCCCAGACCGACCAAGCGTCCACCTTTCCGCTGGTGAACGCGGCCAGCGCGTCGGCCGGCTGGAGGTACTTGACCTTGACGTCCTTGAGGCCGAGCCCGGCTTCCTTCAGGGACGCGATCAGCTGGTAGTGCGCCGACGAACCCTGCGCCACGGCGACGGACTTGCCCTTGAGGTCCCCCGGCTTCTTCAGCGGCGAGTCGTTCGGGACGAGGATGGCCTCGCCCGCGGCGGTGCCGTGGGTCGCGGCCACCACGGAGATCTTCGAGTTCGCTCCCGCGGCGAAGACGGGCGGCGTGTTGCCGACGGCGCCGATGTCCACGGCCTTGGCGTTGACCGCTTCCAGGAGAGGGGGCCCGGAGGTGAAGGTGGACCAGCGGATCTTGTACTTCAGGTCGTCGAGCTCCCCGGCCGCGCGCAGCACGGCCTCCGCACCGCCCTTCTGGTCACCGACGTTGAGGGTGAGCGACCCCTTGCCGTCGGTTCCGCCGCCTGATCCGGCGGACGAGGTGCTTGCGGACGAGGCGCCGGAGCAGGCGGAGAGGAGCAGGGCCAGGGGGAGGAGCAGGGCGGGGGCGGCGAGGTGTCGTCGCATGGTGAGTCCGTTCGGTGTGTTCGTGCTGTTCACGAGGAGGGCACGAGGAGGGGGAGTGCGGGCGGTTCACGCAGCGGCGACGGGTTCTGCCTCCGCCGCGTCGGGCGCGTCGACGCCCAGGCGCTTCAGAAGCTCGGCACGCAGCTCGGCGAAGCGCGGGTCGGAGATGCCGCGCGGCCGGTCCAGATCGATCTCGGTCTCGTACGCGATGACCCCCTCGTCCATGACGAGCACCCGGTCGGCGAGGAGCACGGCCTCCTCGACGTCGTGCGTGACGAGCAGGACGGCGCAGCCGCGCCGCTGCCACAGCTCGTCGACGAGACGCTGGGCCTTGATGCGGGTGAGCGCGTCGAGCGCGCCGAACGGCTCGTCCAGGAGCAGCAGATCGGGCTCGCGCACCAGGGCGCGGGCGAGTGAAGCACGCTGAGCCTCTCCGCCGGAGAGGGTCTTGGGCCAGGCGTTCGTACGGTGCTTGAGCCCGACCTCCTCCAACGCCCGCTCGGCGACACCGCGTTCAGGTTTCCCCTTCAGGCCGAGCAGGACGTTGCGCCACACGCGCTTCCACGGCATGAGCCGCGGCGCCTGGAACGCGACGGCCTTGCGGCGCGGCACGAGGACCGTCCCCTCGATGTCGCGGTCGAGCCCGGCGAGGATGCGCAGCAGGGTCGACTTGCCGCAGCCGCTGCGCCCCAGAAGTGCCACGAACTCGCCCGGTTTCACGTCAAGGTCGAGCTGATCGATGACGGCGCGCCCGTCGAAGGAGCGGGTCAGCCCTTCGACGCGTACGGCCGAAGTGGCGTGCGTGGTAGGGGTGTTGGGAGCGTTGGGGGTCACCGGCCGGTGAACGTCGGTCGCCATTGCAGCAGCAGCCTTTCGAGGGTGCGGACGATGAAGTCGGCGATGAGGCCGAGGAAGGCGTAGACGATCAGGCAGACGACGATCACATCGGTCCGCAGGAAGTCACGCGCCTGCACCATCAGGAAGCCGATCCCGGAGTCCGCGTTGATCTGCTCGGCGAAGACGAGGGCGAGCCAGGCGATGCCGAGGGAGTACCGGAGCCCGGTCATGGCACCGGGCAGCGCCCCCGGCAGGATGACGTGGCGCACGAGCCCCCACCGCGAGAGTCCGAGGGACTCCCCGGCCTCGATGAGCTGCGAGTCGACCCCGCGGATTCCCGCGTACACGTTCAGATAGAGCGGGAACGAGACACCCAGCGTGATGATGGCGACCTTGGGCGCCTCACCGATGCCGAACCAGATGATGAACAGCGGGATGAGCCCGACGAACGGCACGGTGCGCAGCATCTGCACGCTGGCGTCGACGAGATCCTCGCCGACGCGGAAGAGCCCGGAGACGAGCGCGAGCGCCGTCCCGACGACCGTGCCGAGCAGCAGTCCCACCGCGACCCGCTGCAGGGAGACCCCCATGGCGGAGGTCAGTGAACCGTCGCTGAGGAGGTCACGGGCGACTCCGGCGATGGTCCCCGGAGAGGCGAGGATGTCCTTGGTCAACACCCCGGTGGAGCTGAGGAGTTGCCACAGTGCGAGGAGCGCCAGAGGGCCGGAGGTGCGGCGCAGCCAGCGGGGGACGCGGGTGCGGCGGGTGGATGCGGGGACGATGGGGACGAGCTCGGTCGGCGCCGACCGGGTGTCTTCGGCGCCCTCGGCGCCCTCGGCGCCCTCGGCGCCTTCGACGTCCCGGGCGGGATCGTCGGGCTTGGATATACCCGAAATGTCGGACGAGGAATCCGGCGGGGCATGGCTGATGCTCATGGGGCTCCACGGCAGGAGGGAGGGATGCCCGAAAGGCCTACGCGCGGGACGGCGAAATCAACCGCGCGAAGGCGTCAGGGCAGAGAAAGGAAGGCGGTGAAAAGCGGGCTGAGAGAACGTCAGCAGCCGCGACGACACGCAGCAGAAGCCACCCGCAGCAGGTCGATGTGACCGCGCGTGGTGAGCAGAGCTGAACGCAACATGCCGCAGAACGTAGCCAGATCGTCTGCGCACGGTCAATGGCGTCTCGTAAGGCGGACGCCGCGTATCAGCGAATGGGAGATGGTGAGGGACGATGGACCCATGTCTGATGCTTTCACCACACGTGTCCTGAACGTCACCACCGGCTCGGCCGAGAAGGTCCTCGACCTCACCGACGAGTGCCAGAGCTTCCTGCGCGAGGCGGCAGCCGGGCGCGACGGCCTGCTCAACGTCTTCGTCCCCCATGCGACCGCGGGCATCGCGATCCTGGAGACGGGCGCGGGCAGCGACAACGACCTCCTGGCCGCGCTGCACTCGCTGCTCCCCGCCGACGACCGCTGGCAGCACCGCCACGGCAGCCCCGGCCACGGCCGCGACCACGTCCTTCCGGCGCTGGTGCCGCCGCACGCGACGCTGCCGGTGGTGAGGGGCCAACTGGAGCTGGGGACCTGGCAGTCGGTGTGCCTGGTCGACACGAACCGGGACAACCCCGACCGTCAGGTGCGGTTGAGTTTCCTGGGCTGACCGGGAATACGATGAGAATCTTGCCGGAGGCGGAAGGAACGGGCTGTGCCTGATGAGCCGATCGATGTGG
Protein-coding sequences here:
- a CDS encoding ABC transporter substrate-binding protein, coding for MRRHLAAPALLLPLALLLSACSGASSASTSSAGSGGGTDGKGSLTLNVGDQKGGAEAVLRAAGELDDLKYKIRWSTFTSGPPLLEAVNAKAVDIGAVGNTPPVFAAGANSKISVVAATHGTAAGEAILVPNDSPLKKPGDLKGKSVAVAQGSSAHYQLIASLKEAGLGLKDVKVKYLQPADALAAFTSGKVDAWSVWDPYTSQVLQGKQGRVLTDGDGLVNGLNFQVAAPDALKDKRKSAAVDDYLRRLRKAQDWVYDHPEAWAKVWAKDTGLPYEVALAAVKRSNGTRVPVAVDKNVITSEQEIADTFTDQKLIPRRIDFGDFVDTRFNGDLPPSTSKPRTYDKES
- a CDS encoding ABC transporter ATP-binding protein, with amino-acid sequence MATDVHRPVTPNAPNTPTTHATSAVRVEGLTRSFDGRAVIDQLDLDVKPGEFVALLGRSGCGKSTLLRILAGLDRDIEGTVLVPRRKAVAFQAPRLMPWKRVWRNVLLGLKGKPERGVAERALEEVGLKHRTNAWPKTLSGGEAQRASLARALVREPDLLLLDEPFGALDALTRIKAQRLVDELWQRRGCAVLLVTHDVEEAVLLADRVLVMDEGVIAYETEIDLDRPRGISDPRFAELRAELLKRLGVDAPDAAEAEPVAAA
- a CDS encoding ABC transporter permease gives rise to the protein MSISHAPPDSSSDISGISKPDDPARDVEGAEGAEGAEGAEDTRSAPTELVPIVPASTRRTRVPRWLRRTSGPLALLALWQLLSSTGVLTKDILASPGTIAGVARDLLSDGSLTSAMGVSLQRVAVGLLLGTVVGTALALVSGLFRVGEDLVDASVQMLRTVPFVGLIPLFIIWFGIGEAPKVAIITLGVSFPLYLNVYAGIRGVDSQLIEAGESLGLSRWGLVRHVILPGALPGAMTGLRYSLGIAWLALVFAEQINADSGIGFLMVQARDFLRTDVIVVCLIVYAFLGLIADFIVRTLERLLLQWRPTFTGR
- a CDS encoding putative leader peptide, translated to MLRSALLTTRGHIDLLRVASAACRRGC
- a CDS encoding secondary thiamine-phosphate synthase enzyme YjbQ; translation: MSDAFTTRVLNVTTGSAEKVLDLTDECQSFLREAAAGRDGLLNVFVPHATAGIAILETGAGSDNDLLAALHSLLPADDRWQHRHGSPGHGRDHVLPALVPPHATLPVVRGQLELGTWQSVCLVDTNRDNPDRQVRLSFLG